The genome window CTCTTCACCCAGGGCGTTGCACCGGAAAGTGACGCGATCACCCGGCAGCTTCTGGGCTATTATTGTGCCGCCCCGGGGGAACCGTTCACGGACGGTCAGGCGGAAACGGTCATACGTGCCGTCCGGGTTCAGGAAGGGGATCCGGCATTGACGCCCGACGGGTGATCTCGGGCTTCTCAATTTTTCCGGTGCCATCCAAGGTTTTGCCATGGGGATGCCGTTTTTTCCGTCGAATGGGAGACCAGACTGACCTTCATGCTGACCAAAGGATTGAAAATGCTCTTGCGCTGGAGCGTCCGCGCCCTTCTGCTCGTCCTGCTGCTGTTGATCGGCCCGGCTTATGTCTATTTCTCCAATGATTTGGACCAGAGGAACTGGTCCACCGCCAGTCGGGTCAGCGCCGGGCTGGCCCCCTTACCGGAGGACGAGGCCGGGGCTGTCATTCAGGTCTATGCGGCGCGCGCCTACGGGTGGCGTGGGGCTTTCGCGGTTCACACCTGGATAGCCACCAAACGGCCCCATGCCGACAGCTACCGGACGCATCACGTGATCGGCTGGTATTCCGGAAACAAGGTACGCAGCCGGCAGGACATCCCGGATCGCTACTGGTATGGATCCGCGCCCAGCCTGATTCTCGACATGCGGGGGGAGGGGACGGATCGGCTGATCGACAAGGTGGAGCAGGCGATTGCCGATTATCCCTATGCCGGGGAGTATCGCGCCTGGCCGGGCCCGAACAGCAACACCTTCATCGCCTGGATCGGGCGATCCGTGCCGGAACTGGAGCTGGAAATGCCGCCGCTGGCCGTGGGCAAGGATTATCTGGGGCGCCATCGGTTCGCGGCGCTGACGCCAAGCCATACCGGATTGCAGTTCAGTCTGGCCGGCGTTCTGGGACTGACCGCGGCGGCACGGGAAGGGGTAGAACTGAACATTCTCGGCCTCAGTGTCGGTGTGGATCCCCTCGACATGAATA of Alphaproteobacteria bacterium contains these proteins:
- a CDS encoding DUF3750 domain-containing protein; translation: MLLRWSVRALLLVLLLLIGPAYVYFSNDLDQRNWSTASRVSAGLAPLPEDEAGAVIQVYAARAYGWRGAFAVHTWIATKRPHADSYRTHHVIGWYSGNKVRSRQDIPDRYWYGSAPSLILDMRGEGTDRLIDKVEQAIADYPYAGEYRAWPGPNSNTFIAWIGRSVPELELEMPPLAVGKDYLGRHRFAALTPSHTGLQFSLAGVLGLTAAAREGVELNILGLSVGVDPLDMNILVPGIGRVGRDPNPVRP